The following proteins are encoded in a genomic region of Halonatronomonas betaini:
- the mltG gene encoding endolytic transglycosylase MltG: protein MKKAGILLLIAVLIAGAYFKFDYLAEPAYPEEPELFVIESGSSVRAIASQLEQEGWIRSARLFEIYVLINDYQGRLQAGTYQFETGDNIFQIANQIVSGRAANFRVTIPEGFTVNEIVSRLSDFDHLEEEDLLNALDDQVLIRDYFPDDSEVVWPQEGFLFPDTYNLSYEMEPVDIFNTMINRFESHWLEELENNKNSYTINEYVTMASLIEKEAQLNEEKPLIAGVIYNRLAQNMRLQLDATVQYALEERVSRVLYGHLEIESPYNTYLSSGLPPGPIASPGDNALAAVLEPEDSDYLFYFARPDGSHIFTKSYEEHLERLREFR from the coding sequence TTGAAGAAAGCCGGGATTTTATTATTGATTGCAGTTTTAATTGCCGGAGCTTATTTTAAATTTGATTATCTTGCCGAGCCGGCTTATCCTGAAGAGCCTGAATTATTTGTTATAGAATCAGGAAGTTCTGTCAGAGCTATTGCCAGCCAGTTAGAGCAGGAAGGCTGGATTAGATCGGCAAGATTATTTGAAATATATGTTTTAATAAATGATTATCAGGGTAGATTGCAGGCTGGAACCTATCAATTTGAAACTGGAGATAATATTTTCCAGATTGCAAATCAGATTGTGTCAGGTCGGGCTGCTAATTTTAGGGTAACTATACCTGAAGGTTTTACTGTAAATGAAATAGTTTCTAGACTTTCTGATTTTGATCATCTTGAAGAGGAGGACTTATTAAATGCTTTAGATGATCAGGTTTTGATACGAGATTATTTCCCAGATGATTCAGAGGTAGTCTGGCCCCAGGAAGGCTTTTTATTTCCTGATACTTACAATCTATCATATGAAATGGAACCAGTTGATATTTTTAATACTATGATAAATAGATTTGAAAGTCACTGGCTGGAAGAGCTTGAAAACAATAAAAATTCTTATACTATAAATGAGTATGTGACAATGGCATCTCTTATAGAAAAAGAGGCCCAATTAAATGAGGAGAAGCCTCTTATTGCAGGTGTCATTTATAATAGATTGGCTCAAAATATGAGATTACAGTTAGATGCTACAGTTCAGTATGCTTTAGAGGAAAGGGTATCCAGGGTTCTTTATGGCCATTTAGAGATTGAATCTCCTTACAATACTTATTTAAGCTCAGGGTTACCGCCTGGTCCAATTGCAAGTCCAGGTGATAATGCTTTAGCTGCTGTTTTAGAACCTGAGGACTCAGACTATTTATTTTACTTTGCGCGACCAGATGGTAGCCATATCTTTACTAAATCTTATGAAGAACATCTGGAAAGATTAAGAGAGTTTCGTTAA
- a CDS encoding DUF1292 domain-containing protein — MSEQKKEPTYWYDTDNKELVLEEDDREYRFYLQDKFEFEGNEYCILTSSESKDEEESLLMRVEKEDDKDILVVIEDDGEFEAVSRHYHSSQLDNND; from the coding sequence ATGTCTGAACAAAAGAAAGAGCCAACATATTGGTATGACACTGATAATAAAGAATTAGTTTTAGAAGAGGATGATAGGGAGTACAGGTTTTATTTACAGGATAAATTTGAATTTGAGGGAAATGAATATTGTATTTTAACATCATCTGAATCAAAGGATGAGGAAGAATCTTTATTAATGAGGGTTGAAAAAGAAGATGATAAAGATATTCTTGTTGTTATCGAAGATGATGGTGAATTTGAAGCTGTTTCCAGACATTATCATTCCAGTCAATTAGATAACAATGATTAA
- the ruvX gene encoding Holliday junction resolvase RuvX — MRVLAIDYGQKRVGLAISDRLGITAQPYKTIINESREELIEELAEIIKKNDITEVVIGLPLHMNGTEGERAEKSRILATELEDALNISVFLQDERLSSAEVEKVMLAGDLSRAKRRAKRDKLAASIILRTYLANRKGGN; from the coding sequence TTGCGGGTATTAGCTATAGATTATGGCCAGAAAAGAGTTGGACTGGCTATAAGTGATAGACTTGGAATAACTGCTCAACCATATAAAACTATTATTAATGAATCCAGGGAAGAATTAATTGAAGAATTAGCTGAAATTATTAAGAAAAATGATATTACAGAAGTTGTAATTGGTCTGCCTCTTCATATGAATGGTACTGAAGGAGAAAGAGCTGAAAAAAGTAGAATTTTAGCAACTGAATTAGAGGATGCATTGAATATATCAGTATTTTTGCAGGATGAGAGATTAAGTAGTGCTGAAGTTGAAAAAGTTATGCTGGCCGGAGATTTAAGCCGGGCAAAGCGGAGAGCTAAACGGGATAAATTAGCAGCTTCTATTATTTTAAGAACTTATCTTGCCAACAGAAAGGGAGGAAATTAA
- a CDS encoding IreB family regulatory phosphoprotein: MSKDNNHDQTVKFDFDLSEEVSEAGYILKRVYHALEERGYNPVNQIVGYLISGDPAYITSYKDARTMIRTVDRDDILEELISSYINQK, encoded by the coding sequence ATGAGTAAAGATAATAATCATGACCAGACGGTAAAGTTTGATTTTGATCTCAGTGAAGAGGTTAGCGAAGCAGGATATATCTTAAAAAGGGTATATCATGCCCTTGAAGAGAGGGGATATAATCCTGTCAATCAGATTGTTGGTTATTTAATATCTGGTGATCCCGCATATATTACAAGTTATAAGGATGCCAGGACAATGATCAGAACTGTTGATAGAGATGATATTCTTGAGGAGCTGATCTCCAGTTATATTAATCAAAAATAA
- the alaS gene encoding alanine--tRNA ligase: MLTDEIRQSYLDFFAKKGHKIADSAPLVPKNDPTLLWINAGMAPFKPYFSGSKEPPSKRMVSSQKCIRTNDIENVGRTARHHTFFEMLGNFSFGDYFKEEAIAWSWEYVTDILDLPEDRLIITIYKDDDEAFDIWHDQIGLPESRIVRMGKKDNFWQIGTGPCGPCSEIHIDRGPDFGTGPEDVLGGEGDRYLELWNLVFTQYDYTEAGEYIELPQKNIDTGMGLERTASVLQNTRSNYEIDTIYPLIKEVENKSGFEYKGDWKDKMPHRVIADHVRGVSIAIFDGALPSNEGRGYVLRRLVRRAVRYGQKIGLEGPFLYDFVDKVNQLMAGGYPELSQRSDHVKHVIKSEEESFLKTLDQGMKIVEDIKSELKAKGEKVLAGKEAFKLYDTYGFPLDLTEDIMAEAGLEVDTEGFKDEMAKQRERARNARDEGGFASSHDLYEELASELDISTDFIGYHNLKTEAEIKAIIVDGEKVESISPDQKGEIILDKTPFYAESGGQIGDKGIISLIDDEAIAEVKDVKERSGLIIHIINQKTGGLSVGDKVESIVDRDLRSSTARNHTATHLLHQALMNQLGDHVSQSGSLVSPERLRFDFTHFQGLKDQDLRRIEREVNRKIVDNLKVETFETSVEKAKEMGAQALFGEKYGDSVRVVKTGDYSLELCGGTHVNATGEIGLFKISQESSIAAGVRRIEAVTGLAALDYIERQEDIINQAADLLKGRPVEIVDKIEQLRSSKKELEKEIKSLQDQLADSKAGDLSEEVEDINGIKAIIKEVELDQDGIRNLADELVNDLGSGIVILANKNDNKVFFVAKISKDLVKDGYHAGNIVGDIAKITGGGGGGRPDMAQAGGSQPDKLEEALKRARELVASQ, translated from the coding sequence ATGATATAGAGAATGTTGGCCGAACAGCAAGACATCATACCTTTTTTGAAATGCTAGGTAATTTTTCCTTTGGTGATTACTTTAAAGAAGAGGCTATTGCCTGGAGCTGGGAGTATGTTACTGATATTTTAGATCTCCCAGAAGATAGATTGATTATAACAATTTATAAGGATGATGATGAGGCCTTTGATATCTGGCATGATCAGATCGGTCTGCCAGAGAGTAGGATTGTCAGGATGGGTAAAAAAGATAATTTCTGGCAGATTGGCACAGGTCCCTGTGGACCCTGTTCTGAGATCCATATTGATCGGGGGCCTGACTTTGGAACAGGTCCTGAAGATGTATTAGGCGGTGAAGGAGATCGGTATTTGGAACTCTGGAACTTAGTCTTTACCCAGTATGATTATACTGAGGCAGGGGAGTATATTGAGCTGCCCCAGAAAAATATTGATACCGGTATGGGTTTAGAAAGAACGGCATCTGTATTACAGAATACCAGATCTAATTATGAGATAGATACGATTTATCCATTAATTAAAGAGGTAGAAAATAAATCTGGTTTTGAATATAAAGGCGACTGGAAAGATAAGATGCCACACAGAGTTATTGCTGATCATGTTAGAGGTGTTTCAATTGCAATCTTCGATGGAGCTCTTCCGTCTAATGAGGGACGGGGTTATGTTTTACGGAGACTGGTCAGACGGGCTGTCCGTTATGGCCAGAAAATTGGCCTGGAAGGTCCCTTTTTGTATGACTTTGTAGATAAAGTCAATCAATTAATGGCCGGTGGTTATCCAGAATTAAGTCAGAGATCTGATCATGTTAAGCATGTGATTAAATCTGAGGAAGAGAGCTTTTTAAAGACTTTAGATCAGGGGATGAAGATTGTTGAAGATATTAAGAGTGAATTAAAGGCTAAAGGAGAAAAAGTCCTGGCCGGGAAAGAAGCTTTTAAATTATATGATACTTATGGATTCCCTCTTGATTTAACTGAGGATATAATGGCTGAGGCAGGACTGGAAGTTGATACAGAGGGCTTTAAAGATGAGATGGCTAAACAGAGAGAAAGGGCCAGGAATGCCCGTGATGAAGGTGGTTTTGCTTCTTCACACGACTTATATGAAGAGCTGGCCTCTGAACTGGATATCTCAACTGATTTTATCGGGTATCATAATCTTAAGACTGAGGCTGAAATTAAAGCTATTATAGTTGATGGTGAAAAAGTTGAAAGTATTAGTCCAGACCAAAAAGGGGAAATAATTTTAGATAAGACACCTTTTTATGCAGAAAGTGGTGGCCAGATAGGTGATAAAGGAATTATTAGTTTAATTGATGATGAGGCTATTGCTGAAGTGAAAGATGTTAAGGAGAGATCTGGATTAATTATTCATATAATCAATCAAAAAACAGGCGGCTTATCTGTTGGCGACAAGGTCGAGTCTATTGTAGATAGGGATCTCAGGAGTTCAACTGCCCGAAATCATACTGCCACTCACTTGCTCCATCAGGCTCTGATGAATCAACTTGGTGATCATGTCAGTCAGTCTGGTTCGCTGGTCTCGCCTGAAAGATTGAGATTCGACTTTACCCATTTTCAGGGATTAAAGGATCAGGACTTAAGAAGGATTGAGAGAGAGGTTAATCGCAAGATAGTTGATAATTTAAAGGTTGAGACATTTGAAACTTCAGTCGAGAAAGCAAAAGAGATGGGAGCCCAGGCATTATTCGGTGAAAAATATGGTGATAGTGTTCGAGTTGTTAAGACTGGAGATTATAGCTTAGAGTTATGTGGTGGAACCCATGTTAATGCAACCGGTGAAATCGGCCTCTTTAAGATTAGCCAGGAAAGCAGTATTGCTGCTGGTGTAAGGAGAATTGAGGCAGTTACTGGCCTGGCGGCACTTGATTATATTGAAAGACAGGAAGATATAATTAATCAGGCAGCCGATCTACTAAAGGGCCGGCCTGTTGAGATAGTTGATAAAATAGAACAATTAAGAAGCTCTAAGAAGGAATTGGAAAAAGAGATAAAATCATTGCAGGATCAGCTGGCTGATTCAAAGGCTGGAGATTTATCAGAGGAAGTTGAAGATATTAATGGAATTAAAGCAATTATTAAAGAGGTTGAGCTTGACCAGGATGGTATTAGAAATCTAGCAGATGAGCTTGTGAATGACTTAGGCTCAGGAATTGTTATTTTAGCTAATAAAAATGATAATAAAGTATTTTTTGTAGCTAAAATCAGCAAAGATTTAGTTAAGGATGGTTATCATGCCGGTAATATTGTTGGAGATATTGCAAAGATTACTGGAGGAGGCGGCGGAGGCCGTCCAGATATGGCTCAGGCCGGTGGAAGCCAGCCAGATAAATTAGAGGAAGCTTTAAAAAGAGCCAGAGAATTAGTAGCTTCTCAATAA